The Pyrococcus horikoshii OT3 genome includes a window with the following:
- a CDS encoding adenylate kinase, with translation MNILIFGPPGSGKSTQARRITERYGLTYISSGDIIRAEISSRTPLGLEMEKYLSRGDLIPDTIVNTLIISKLRRVRENFIMDGYPRTPEQVIALENYLYDHGIKIDVAIDIFITKEESVRRISGRRICSKCGAVYHIEFNPPKIPGKCDICGGDLIQRPDDRPEIVEKRYDIYMRNMEPIIKFYQKQGIYVKIDGHGSINEVWERIRPLLDYIYNTRSRR, from the coding sequence ATGAATATCCTAATCTTTGGCCCTCCAGGCAGTGGGAAGTCAACCCAAGCAAGGAGGATTACTGAAAGATATGGTTTGACGTATATTTCCTCCGGGGATATTATAAGAGCAGAAATAAGCTCAAGAACGCCACTTGGATTAGAAATGGAGAAGTATTTATCAAGAGGTGACTTAATACCTGACACGATAGTTAACACGTTGATAATTTCGAAGCTAAGAAGGGTTAGGGAGAATTTCATTATGGATGGTTATCCAAGAACGCCAGAACAGGTAATAGCCCTTGAGAATTACCTCTATGACCATGGTATTAAAATTGATGTAGCCATAGATATCTTCATAACTAAGGAAGAAAGCGTGAGGAGAATTTCTGGAAGAAGGATATGCTCCAAGTGTGGAGCAGTATATCACATTGAATTTAACCCTCCAAAGATCCCAGGAAAGTGTGATATCTGTGGAGGAGATCTAATTCAAAGGCCTGACGATAGGCCTGAGATAGTGGAGAAGAGGTACGACATATATATGAGGAATATGGAACCGATAATAAAATTCTACCAGAAGCAGGGAATTTACGTTAAGATAGATGGTCATGGATCGATTAATGAAGTTTGGGAAAGGATAAGGCCTCTACTGGATTACATTTATAATACTAGGAGTAGGCGATGA
- a CDS encoding DUF2258 domain-containing protein, with translation MPKLMSGFVRASGYANKVRRVLFAVTRGKVPPEEVVRASAEINKTIFEKLQEMGVKKEDVVRIAFDFDIEDGKILWKPETLKIEVYKKEEEEKLALAMEEVEQMEKTLEEVIGELEGLANKLKEVTDAIVSLVERIKQEHTGLKLKGE, from the coding sequence GTGCCCAAGCTAATGAGTGGATTCGTAAGGGCCTCAGGTTATGCAAACAAAGTTAGGCGCGTTCTCTTCGCAGTAACTCGAGGTAAAGTTCCTCCCGAAGAAGTTGTTAGAGCATCAGCGGAAATAAATAAGACTATTTTTGAGAAACTTCAGGAGATGGGAGTGAAAAAGGAGGATGTCGTTAGGATAGCCTTTGATTTTGATATTGAAGATGGAAAAATTTTATGGAAACCGGAAACTTTAAAGATAGAAGTTTATAAGAAAGAAGAAGAGGAGAAGCTAGCATTAGCTATGGAAGAAGTTGAACAAATGGAAAAAACTTTGGAAGAAGTTATCGGCGAGCTTGAGGGACTCGCAAATAAACTGAAAGAAGTAACCGATGCGATAGTTTCCCTGGTTGAGAGGATAAAGCAGGAACATACTGGTCTAAAACTTAAGGGGGAGTGA
- a CDS encoding nucleotide pyrophosphatase/phosphodiesterase family protein — MKKLALISLDGNGIYNLKYMPFLSELAEKGDIFTVDSIFPTLTDLVHTTVMTGVEPRHHWVVENGYYDRLSGVRVKFYEYDVAFNPHKVIKAPLIQDILRQRGVRIASVSGYTMPPFSNVDVRIFPPFFSSDELYRRHGRDWKKDVWVLNSALYLYEECKPDLLLVHFASIDGMQHDHGPESREALKAVETVDSAIRALWERLKDEYAFIIFADHGQEEVHTWVNLREYLRNKGIETLRVSSGGGVHVYLKDPREREDAYEVLRRAPGVKAVFLREDLPYLNAPVSGDLIVSAKEGFWFCHHRECKGIKGKSYWVRGMHGSLNERVVKVPLVLWNLEAKKEEATLYDIAPTILKFFGVEKRVEMIGKSLI, encoded by the coding sequence ATGAAGAAGCTTGCCTTGATTAGTTTAGACGGTAATGGAATTTACAATCTTAAGTATATGCCCTTCCTAAGTGAGCTTGCCGAGAAAGGGGATATATTTACCGTGGACTCTATATTTCCAACTTTAACGGATCTAGTCCACACAACCGTAATGACGGGCGTCGAGCCTCGCCATCATTGGGTCGTTGAGAACGGCTATTACGATAGATTAAGCGGTGTTAGGGTTAAATTTTATGAATATGATGTTGCATTCAATCCTCACAAGGTCATAAAAGCTCCGCTAATTCAAGACATACTTCGTCAGAGGGGAGTTAGGATAGCAAGCGTTTCCGGCTACACAATGCCTCCTTTTAGTAATGTTGACGTTAGAATATTCCCACCATTTTTCTCCAGTGATGAGCTTTACAGGAGGCACGGAAGGGATTGGAAGAAGGATGTCTGGGTTTTAAATTCGGCACTATACCTATATGAAGAGTGTAAGCCGGATCTATTGCTAGTGCATTTCGCATCCATAGATGGGATGCAACATGATCATGGACCTGAAAGCAGAGAGGCCCTAAAAGCTGTAGAAACAGTTGATTCAGCAATAAGAGCTCTTTGGGAGAGGCTTAAAGATGAGTATGCCTTTATAATATTTGCGGATCATGGACAGGAAGAAGTCCACACTTGGGTGAACCTTAGAGAGTACTTAAGGAATAAGGGAATAGAGACACTTAGAGTCTCCTCCGGAGGGGGTGTACACGTATACTTGAAAGACCCCAGGGAAAGGGAAGATGCTTATGAAGTTCTCAGGAGAGCCCCGGGAGTTAAAGCGGTTTTCTTAAGGGAAGATCTTCCCTATCTAAATGCCCCCGTTAGTGGGGATTTGATAGTTTCAGCCAAAGAGGGTTTTTGGTTCTGCCATCATAGAGAGTGCAAAGGGATTAAAGGGAAAAGCTACTGGGTTAGAGGGATGCACGGTTCTCTGAATGAAAGGGTTGTTAAAGTTCCTTTGGTATTGTGGAATCTGGAGGCTAAGAAGGAAGAGGCAACACTATATGATATTGCTCCAACTATATTGAAATTCTTTGGGGTTGAAAAAAGGGTTGAAATGATTGGGAAGTCCCTAATCTAA
- a CDS encoding FUN14 domain-containing protein, with translation MDFNIGGISGDVGIGAVIGFITGYALKKFLKIVAALIGVYILSLFWLQQKGVIKINTEALFNLAKSATQQTIGLADKVIGILPGSAAFIAGFYLGFRKG, from the coding sequence ATGGACTTTAATATTGGTGGTATAAGCGGAGACGTTGGGATCGGTGCGGTAATTGGATTTATAACTGGGTATGCTCTCAAAAAGTTCCTTAAGATAGTGGCGGCCCTTATAGGTGTCTACATTCTGAGCTTGTTCTGGCTTCAGCAAAAGGGAGTCATAAAAATAAACACAGAAGCATTGTTTAATCTAGCTAAAAGCGCTACGCAACAAACTATAGGACTCGCAGATAAGGTAATTGGAATTTTACCTGGAAGCGCTGCCTTTATAGCTGGTTTTTACCTAGGATTTAGGAAGGGTTAG
- the tgtA gene encoding tRNA guanosine(15) transglycosylase TgtA, with translation MSRGDKMLKFEIKARDGAGRIGKLEVNGKKIETPAIMPVVNPKQMVVEPKELEKMGFEIIITNSYIIYKDEELRRKALELGIHRMLDYNGIIEVDSGSFQLMKYGSIEVSNREIIEFQHRIGVDIGTFLDIPTPPDAPREQAVKELEITLSRAREAEEIKEIPMNATIQGSTYTDLRRYAARRLSSMNFEIHPIGGVVPLLESYRFRDVVDIVISSKMALRPDRPVHLFGAGHPIVFALAVAMGVDLFDSASYALYAKDDRYMTPEGTKRLDELDYFPCSCPVCSKYTPQELREMPKEERTRLLALHNLWVIKEEIKRVKQAIKEGELWRLVDERARSHPKLYSAYKRLLEHYTFLEEFEPITKKSALFKISNESLRWPVVRRAKERAKSINERFGELVEHPIFGRVSRYLSLTYPFAQSEAEDDFKIEKPTKEDAIKYVMAIAEYQFGEGASRAFDDAKVELSKTGMPRQVKVNGKRLATVRADDGLLTLGIEGAKRLHRVLPYPRMRVVVNKEAEPFARKGKDVFAKFVIFADPGIRPYDEVLVVNENDELLATGQALLSGREMIVFQYGRAVKVRKGVE, from the coding sequence ATGAGCCGGGGTGATAAAATGCTCAAATTTGAAATAAAAGCAAGGGATGGGGCCGGAAGGATAGGAAAACTTGAAGTAAATGGGAAAAAAATTGAAACCCCAGCGATAATGCCCGTGGTCAACCCCAAGCAAATGGTAGTGGAGCCAAAGGAACTAGAAAAGATGGGGTTTGAGATAATAATCACAAATTCTTATATAATTTACAAGGATGAAGAGCTCAGGAGAAAAGCTCTTGAGTTGGGAATACATAGAATGCTAGATTATAACGGAATAATAGAGGTGGATTCTGGGTCATTTCAGCTCATGAAATATGGGAGCATTGAGGTAAGCAATCGAGAGATAATAGAATTCCAACATAGAATAGGAGTCGATATAGGGACATTTTTAGATATACCAACTCCTCCAGATGCTCCAAGGGAACAGGCAGTTAAAGAGTTAGAGATTACGCTGTCAAGGGCCAGGGAAGCGGAAGAAATAAAGGAGATTCCCATGAATGCCACCATCCAGGGATCGACGTATACAGATCTAAGAAGATACGCTGCGAGAAGATTAAGCAGCATGAACTTCGAGATACATCCAATAGGAGGCGTTGTTCCACTTTTGGAATCTTACAGATTTAGGGATGTTGTTGACATAGTCATCTCCTCAAAAATGGCACTAAGACCAGACAGGCCCGTGCACTTATTTGGAGCGGGGCACCCTATAGTTTTCGCACTTGCAGTTGCAATGGGTGTTGATCTTTTTGATTCAGCTAGCTATGCACTGTATGCCAAAGATGACAGATACATGACTCCAGAGGGAACAAAGAGACTTGATGAACTAGATTACTTTCCATGTTCCTGTCCAGTCTGCTCTAAATACACCCCCCAAGAGTTAAGGGAAATGCCTAAGGAGGAGAGGACAAGGTTACTGGCCCTTCACAATCTCTGGGTAATCAAGGAAGAGATTAAGCGAGTAAAGCAGGCCATAAAAGAAGGAGAACTGTGGAGATTGGTTGATGAAAGAGCTAGATCCCATCCAAAGCTATACTCTGCATATAAGAGGCTTCTGGAGCATTATACATTTCTCGAAGAATTCGAGCCGATAACTAAAAAATCTGCTTTATTCAAGATTAGCAACGAAAGCTTAAGGTGGCCCGTAGTGAGGAGGGCTAAAGAGAGGGCCAAAAGCATCAATGAAAGGTTTGGGGAACTAGTTGAGCATCCGATATTTGGGAGGGTGTCAAGGTATCTTAGCCTAACATATCCATTTGCCCAAAGTGAAGCTGAAGATGATTTCAAAATTGAAAAACCTACAAAGGAAGATGCTATAAAATATGTAATGGCGATAGCTGAATATCAGTTCGGAGAGGGTGCCTCGAGAGCTTTTGATGATGCTAAAGTCGAACTTTCAAAGACGGGGATGCCCAGACAAGTTAAAGTTAACGGTAAGAGGTTAGCGACAGTTAGAGCAGATGATGGATTGCTAACCTTAGGAATAGAAGGTGCAAAAAGGCTTCACAGGGTTCTACCTTATCCCAGGATGAGAGTCGTGGTAAATAAGGAAGCTGAGCCCTTTGCAAGGAAAGGTAAGGATGTATTTGCGAAATTCGTCATTTTTGCAGATCCGGGAATTAGACCTTACGATGAGGTCTTGGTTGTAAATGAAAACGATGAGCTGCTAGCAACTGGACAGGCATTACTTTCGGGAAGGGAGATGATAGTCTTTCAGTATGGAAGAGCTGTCAAGGTAAGGAAAGGTGTTGAGTGA